A part of Populus alba chromosome 8, ASM523922v2, whole genome shotgun sequence genomic DNA contains:
- the LOC118039960 gene encoding methionine aminopeptidase 1B, chloroplastic isoform X2: MGFAASMSSPPPPLQLSSSSSSSSSSSSSWSKSALFSVTPVSFSPLTGKNAQYRKRLVVLSKRVSPLEEAMRIRRERELQKTVKFRKRPPLRRGRVSPRLPVPDNIPKPPYLGSNELPDISSEHQIHDSEGIVKMRAACELAARVLDNAGKLVRPSVTTNEIDKAVHQMIIDAGAYPSPLGYGGFPKSVCTSVNECMCHGIPDSRQLQDGDIINIDVTVYLNGYHGDTSKTFLCGNVNDALMRLVKVTEECLERGIALCKDGASFKKIGKRISEHAEKYGYGVVERFVGHGVGTVFHSEPLILHNRNDRPGIMVEGETFTIEPILTIGSTECITWPDNWTTLTADGSPAAQFEHTILITRTGAEILTKC, translated from the exons ATGGGTTTTGCTGCTTCAATGTCTTCCCCTCCCCCTCCTCTGCaactttcctcctcctcctcctcctcctcctcatcatcatcatcatggtCAAAGTCAGCTCTTTTCAGCGTGACCCCAGTTTCCTTTTCTCCTCTAACTG GAAAAAATGCACAGTATCGTAAACGACTCGTCGTATTGTCAAAGAGAGTTTCACCTCTAGAAGAGGCCATGAGAATCAGGAG aGAACGGGAGCTTCAAAAGACGGTCAAGTTTAGAAAAAGGCCACCATTGAGGCGGGGGAGAGTATCGCCAAGGTTGCCAGTGCCCGATAATATTCCAAAGCCTCCATATTTAGGTTCAAATGAGTTGCCAGATATTTCTAGTGAGCATCAGATTCATGACTCTGAAGGGATTGTTAAAATGAGGGCAGCCTGCGAGCTTGCTGCTCGCGTTTTGGATAATGCTGGCAAATTGGTTAGG CCATCAGTGACAACAAATGAGATTGACAAAGCAGTGCACCAGATGATCATTGATGCTGGTGCTTATCCTTCACCTCTTGGTTATGGAGGATTCCCAAAGAGTGTGTGTACATCAGTTAACGAGTGCATGTGTCATGGAATACCTGACTCCCGTCAGCTGCAG GATGGTGacataataaatattgatgTGACAGTCTACTTAAAT GGCTATCATGGAGACACTTCAAAAACATTTCTGTGTGGGAATGTCAATGATGCTCTTATGCGTCTCGTGAAG GTGACTGAGGAGTGTTTGGAAAGAGGGATAGCTCTATGTAAAGATGGTGCTAGTTTCAAGAAAATCGGAAAGAGAATTAG TGAGCATGCTGAAAAATATGGTTATGGTGTGGTGGAGCGTTTTGTTGGACATGGCGTAGGGACTGTATTTCATTCTGAACCATTAATACTACATAATC GCAATGACAGGCCTGGCATCATGGTTGAAGGTGAAACTTTTACCATTG AACCAATACTTACAATAGGAAGCACTGAGTGCATAACGTGGCCTGACAACTGGACAACTTTGACAGCTGATGGTAGTCCTGCAGCACAATTTGAGCATACCATTTTAATTACTAGAACTGGTGCGGAAATTTTGACAAAGTGTTAA
- the LOC118039960 gene encoding methionine aminopeptidase 1B, chloroplastic isoform X1: MGFAASMSSPPPPLQLSSSSSSSSSSSSSWSKSALFSVTPVSFSPLTGKNAQYRKRLVVLSKRVSPLEEAMRIRRERELQKTVKFRKRPPLRRGRVSPRLPVPDNIPKPPYLGSNELPDISSEHQIHDSEGIVKMRAACELAARVLDNAGKLVRPSVTTNEIDKAVHQMIIDAGAYPSPLGYGGFPKSVCTSVNECMCHGIPDSRQLQDGDIINIDVTVYLNGYHGDTSKTFLCGNVNDALMRLVKVTEECLERGIALCKDGASFKKIGKRISEHAEKYGYGVVERFVGHGVGTVFHSEPLILHNRNDRPGIMVEGETFTIVHFKYAFYLSYTISLR, from the exons ATGGGTTTTGCTGCTTCAATGTCTTCCCCTCCCCCTCCTCTGCaactttcctcctcctcctcctcctcctcctcatcatcatcatcatggtCAAAGTCAGCTCTTTTCAGCGTGACCCCAGTTTCCTTTTCTCCTCTAACTG GAAAAAATGCACAGTATCGTAAACGACTCGTCGTATTGTCAAAGAGAGTTTCACCTCTAGAAGAGGCCATGAGAATCAGGAG aGAACGGGAGCTTCAAAAGACGGTCAAGTTTAGAAAAAGGCCACCATTGAGGCGGGGGAGAGTATCGCCAAGGTTGCCAGTGCCCGATAATATTCCAAAGCCTCCATATTTAGGTTCAAATGAGTTGCCAGATATTTCTAGTGAGCATCAGATTCATGACTCTGAAGGGATTGTTAAAATGAGGGCAGCCTGCGAGCTTGCTGCTCGCGTTTTGGATAATGCTGGCAAATTGGTTAGG CCATCAGTGACAACAAATGAGATTGACAAAGCAGTGCACCAGATGATCATTGATGCTGGTGCTTATCCTTCACCTCTTGGTTATGGAGGATTCCCAAAGAGTGTGTGTACATCAGTTAACGAGTGCATGTGTCATGGAATACCTGACTCCCGTCAGCTGCAG GATGGTGacataataaatattgatgTGACAGTCTACTTAAAT GGCTATCATGGAGACACTTCAAAAACATTTCTGTGTGGGAATGTCAATGATGCTCTTATGCGTCTCGTGAAG GTGACTGAGGAGTGTTTGGAAAGAGGGATAGCTCTATGTAAAGATGGTGCTAGTTTCAAGAAAATCGGAAAGAGAATTAG TGAGCATGCTGAAAAATATGGTTATGGTGTGGTGGAGCGTTTTGTTGGACATGGCGTAGGGACTGTATTTCATTCTGAACCATTAATACTACATAATC GCAATGACAGGCCTGGCATCATGGTTGAAGGTGAAACTTTTACCATTG TGCATTTCAAATATGCTTTTTACTTGTCGTACACAATTTCCTTGCGCTGA